The segment CAAGCGCGTCCCGACCTGGCGGGCGGCTATTTCCGCAGCGACCATTTCAGCTTTGCCAAGGCGGGCGTGCCCGCGTTTTCCATCAATGGCGGACGCGAGTACATCAAGGACGTGGCAGCGTCGAAAGCCAAGGCGGCCGCCTATGGCCCCCGCTACCATCAAGTCACCGACGAGTACGATGCCAGCTGGGATCTGTCCGGCATGACGCAGCAGGCCCAGTTCACCTTGAACTTGGGCCTGGCCGTGGCCAACGCAGCCAAAATGCCGGCCTGGAAGGCGGGCGATGCGTTTGGCAAGGCGCGCGAGCAGGCTGCAAAGTAAGCCACGTAAACCAAGCACGGCCAGGTCGTCGCCAGGTCGCTTAGCCGGCGACCTGGATGACGACCTTGCCGAAGGCGCCGCGCGACAGGTGCTCATAGGCTTGCACGGCTTCCTCGAACGCATACATATGCTCGATCACGGGTTTGATATTGTGCTTGTCCAGGAACGGGTTCATGCGGTCGAACGAGGTGCGCGGTGCCACGGCGATGCCGCGTATCGTCGTCTGGCGGAAGATCAGCGGCATCAGTTTCAATGCCGTGGTCTGTCCCGTCAGGAAACCCACCTGTGCGATCACGCCGGCCGCCTTGGTGGCGGCAACGGACTGGTTCAGGCCATCGCCGCCGGCCACGTCGATGGTGATGTCGACGCCTTTGCCATCCGTCAACTCCAGCACCTTCTGTTCCCACTGCGGATACGTCCGGTAGTTGATGCCGTCTGTCACGCCCAGCGCCTTGATCCTGGCCAGGTTGGCATCGCTGCTGGACGTGGCGATCACGTGCGCGCCATGCGCCAGGGCGATCTGCGCGGCAAAGATCGATACGCCGCCCGTGCCTTGCACCAGCACCGTCTGTCCCGGCTGCAAGTTGCCCACATCCATCAGCGCATACCAGGCCGTGAGGGCGGCGATGGGCAGGGTGGCGGCCTCGGCGTCGCTCATCATGTCCGGTGCCCTGACGGCGCTGTCTTCATGGATGATCATGAATTCGGCCAGACCGCCTGGCAAGGGCGAACCGAAGCAATAGTCGGGCTCGTTGGGGCCTGGCGGGCCGTCGATCCAGCGTGAATACAGGTGCGAATTGACGCGCTCGCCCACCTTGAAACGGCTCACGCCTGCGCCCACGGCCACCACCACGCCGGCGGCGTCGGACACGGGAATCAGGGGCTTGGGCACCATGTGCGGCTCGTAGATGCCATCGACAATCGCCTTGTCGCGGAAGTTGAGCGAGACGGCGCCCACTTTTACCAGCAGCTCGCCCGCCTGCGGCACGGGCGTCGGCACCTCTGCCATCTGCAAATTGTTCAAGCCGAAATCCTGTAACAGCCATGCTTTCATGTTCTTCTCCAGTGAGCCATGCCGGGCAAGTGCCAGGCCGTGCAACGATGAAGACAGTGTAATTACATCCTCTGGCGAGAGTTAGGGGGTAAAAAGACGGGCACTGCATCCTGTCATTCCAGAATTGCTTATACTGGGCACGATTGCATTGAACACTTTTGAAATGGCGGTGACATGGAAGATCGTTTTGCAGGCATACGCGAGTTTGTCGCGGCCGTCGACGGCGGCAGTTTTACGGCGGCGGCGCAGGTGCTGGGCGTGACCGGCTCGGCGGTCGGCAAGAGCATTTCGCGGCTGGAAGCGCGCCTGGGCGTGCAGCTGCTGCACCGCACGACGCGCCGCATCGACCTGACGACGGAGGGGGAAGCATACCTGGGCAGTTGCCGGCGCGTGCTGGAAGAGCTGGAACAGTCCGAAGCCTGCCTGGCCACCGGCCACCAGCAGCCCGTCGGACGCCTGCGCATCGACTTGCCGACCACCTTTGGCCGGCGCCATATCCTGCCAGCCCTGCTGGCGCTGGGCGAGCGCCATCCCCGGCTGGACCTGTCCATTTCCCTGCGCGACAGGGCGGTGGACATGGTGGGCGAAGGCATCGATATCGCCGTGCGCATCGGTAAGCTGGGCAACCATGCGGACCTGGTGGCCCGCCACTTGGGCGAGCAGCATCTGGTGATCTGCGCTTCGCCCGCGTATTTGCAGCGGCGCGGCACGCCCTTGACGCGCGCGGACCTGGCCAGTCACGCTTGCCTGGCCGGCTGGCGCCGTGGCAACCGGCCGGCATGGCTGTTAAGAAATGAATTGGGAGAAACCGCGCTGCAGGAAATCCATGCCCGGCATGAACTGGCCGATGGCGATGCCTTGCTGCAGGCTTGCGTGAGCGGCAGCGGCCTGGCGCAGCTGCCGACCTGGCTGGCAGGCGAGGCCTTGCGTAGCGGCGCCTTGCTGCCCGTCTTGCCCGACATTGCCGGCGCCGCCATGCCCATCCACGTGCTGTGGCAGAAAACCTGGCATATGCCACCCAAGGTCAGGGTCACGGTCGATGAACTGCTGCGCCTGGCCGCGGCCGACAGCGCCGTCTTCGCGGCCGCTGCTTAGTTCACGCCCGGTCAGGCTAGCCGCTCCAGGCGCCGCTGCGTGTGCCGGTACTTGCTCCACACAATCAGCATCAGCAGCGGCATGGCGCCGCCCACCATGCACAGGGCGGGCCAGCCGCCGGCGGCAAAGCTGGCGCTGGCCAGGGCCGAGCCTGCCGACGCGCCGATGAAGCCGCCCGCGATGAACACGGTGGTCACCCTTGCGCGCGCATGTGGCGCCAATTTATAGATGATGGACTGGTGCGTCACTTGCAAGCCCATCACGCCCATGTCCAGCAGGACGATGCCGATCAGCAGCAGCACCAGCGAATTGGCGCCAAAGCCGATCAGGGCCCAGCCTGCGATCGAGGCCACGGCCAGCAGCCACATGGCCTGGCGCGCGTAGCCGCGGTCGGCCATGCGGCCCGCCGTGTTGGCGGCAAAGGCGCCCGTCGCGCCCGCCAGGCCGAACAGGCCGATCTGCATTTCCGAGTAGTGATATGGCGCGCCGCTGAGCAGGAAAGTCAGGCCCGTCCAGAACACGCTGAAAGTACCCAGGCCCAGGCCCGAGAACAGGGCGCGCTGGCGCAGCAACGGTTCCTGGCGGATGATGTCGGCCAAGGAGGCCAGCAATTTTCCGTATTGCAGCTTGCCACGCGGCGCCTCGTTCGGCAGGATGCGGCGCAGCATGAGGAGCAGGGCGGCCACGACGATGGCGGCCAGCACGTAGACGGTGCGCCAGCCGCCGCTGATCTGCGACACGGTGCCGGAGACTGTGCGCGCCAGCAAGATGCCCAGCAACAAGCCCGTCATGACGGTGCCCACCATACGGCCCCGGCTGTGATCGGGCGCATACGAGGCCACCATGGCCGTCACTACCATCAGGGCGCTGGACGTGATGCCCATCAGCACGCTGGCGATGGCGAAGACGATGATGTTCTGGCTGGTGGCGGCCAGCAGCAGCGCGGCTATCTTGGCGATCAGCATCCACGTCAGCAACTGGCGGCGGTTCAGCACGTCGCTGAGCGGGACCAGGAACACGATGCCCAGCACATAGCCGATCTGCGTGGCCGTGACCAGGTAGCCGGCCTGCGGCACGCTGACGCCAAACGAGGCGGCCAGCATGGAGGTGAGCGGCTGCACATAGTAGAGGCTGGCGACGAGCACGCCGGCGGACAGGGCGAACAACAGGATGCGGGTGGACGTCAGCAGGGTACTGGCGTCGACGGAGGACGGTGCGGATTTCATGCGCTGACAACTTTCTTCGAGTGATGCTTTTGGATGAGCATGATAGCGGGGCTGCGCATTTCTTGCCGGGCAGGCAAAAAAATCCCGGCGATCGTTGCCGACGGCCGGGAAAAGGGTATAGGGGGATATACCGAGGGAGGAAAGTTAAAACGTGTTCTAAACTTACTGCGCGTCGTTAGTCGCGGCCTGCGATGCTCACTGTGCATCCGCACAGTTCCGCGTCTCGTCCACAACTCACTTCCGCTCGCGACAGTTTAGAAAACGTTTTTATGACCGCTTGCCAGCTCCGCATGCACCTGCGCCGTGATTTCATACGAGCGCAAGCGGTGCTGGTGCTCGAAGATCTGCGAAGTGATCATCAGTTCGTCGGCGCCTGTTTCGGCGATGAAGGCGGCCATCTTCGCCTTGACCGTGTCCGGTGCGCCGATGGCCGTGCACGACAGCACGGAATCGAGCATGGCGCGTTCCTGCGGACCCAATTGCTCGAGGTAGCCGGGCACGGGCGGCTGCAAGCGCGACGGGCGTCCCGTGCGCAAATTGACGAACGCCTGCTGCATCGACGTGGCGCGCAGGTGCGCCTCGGCATCCGTATCGGCGGCAAACACGTTAAAGCCCAGCATCACGTACGGTTTCGCCAATTGTTTTGACGGCTTGAAATGTTCGCGGTAATAGGCCACGGCTTGCATCATCATTTGCGGCGCGAAGTGCGAGGCGAACGCATACGGCAAGCCCAGGTGGGCGGCCAGCTGGGCGCCGAACAGGCTCGAACCGAGTATCCACACGGGCACTTTCGCGCCCTTGCCGGGCACGGCCAGCACGCGCTGGCGCGGCTCGTCGGACATATAGTCGATCAATTCCAGCACGTCCTGCGGGAATTGCTCCGCGTCGGACTGCAGGTCGCGGCGCAGGGCGCGCGCCGTCGTCTGGTCGGAGCCGGGCGCGCGGCCCAGGCCCAGGTCGATGCGACCCGGATGCAGCGCTTCCAGGGTGCCGAACTGTTCCGCGATCACCAGCGGCGAGTGGTTCGGCAGCATCACGCCGCCCGCGCCCACGCGGATGGTGTTCGTGCCGGCCGCCACATGGGCGATGACGACGGCCGTGGCGGCGCTGGCGATGCCGGGCATGCCGTGGTGTTCGGCCAGCCAGTAGCGGTTGTAGCCCCAGCGTTCGCCGTGCTGCGCCAGGTCGAGCGTGTTCTTGAACGACTGGCTGGCGTCGCTGCCTTCGGCGATGGGGGCCAGGTCGAGTATGGAAAATGGAATCATGGTAGCGATATCGGGACGTGGTGGAAAATCACAATGGACGATTTGTCTATCCCCTGACGATAATAGGGTCGGCCTTGAACGCGGCAGGGAAGACGGCTGGACACATGATAATGCGAATCGGGAATTTGCGTACTGATCGGTAAAAAACTCGTGCCGATTGGAGATCGGTGCTGCCGCAACTGCCGGAATCGCCGCAAACTCTGGAACTTTCCTTGCGAGTACCAGTCTTAAGAACTCGTGTCTTAAGATTGTGAAACGTCATGTACTGCAAGCAACTCGTCAAGCCCGACGGGCGCCAGCTGACCCTTTACAGCCGGCGTCCCATCGTCGCTGGTCTTGCACCGAGTCCTTTCCCCCAGCCGCAGGGAGCCAATCCGCACTTGCGCTGGCACCCCTTGCGCGGCGAGTGGGTCGCGTACGCGGCTTATCGCCAGGGCCGCACTTTCCTGCCGCCACCCCAGTACAACCCGCTGGCGCCCACGCGCGACCCTGCCCATCCGACGGAACTGCCTGCCGGCGACTACGATATCGCCGTCTTCGACAACCGCTTTCCCACCCTGGCGCTGGACGCCCACGATCCGCCCGACCTGACGGTGGCCACAGCGCCGGCCGCCGGCCATTGCGAAGTGGTGGTGTTCGCCCAGGATGCCGGCGCCTCGCTGGGCACCTTGCCCGTCAGTCACATCGTCCTGCTGCTGCAAGCGTGGGCCGCGCGCACGCAGGAACTGGCCAGCCGGCCCGGCATCGCCTACGTGCTGCCGTTCGAAAACCGTGGCGCGGAAGTGGGCGTGACCCTGCACCACCCGCACGGCCAGATCTATGCCTATCCCTTCGTTCCGCCCGTGCCGGCGCGCATGCTGGAGCAGGAGCGCGCGTATTTTGCCGGCCATGGCCAGGCCTTGCTGGTGGACATGGCGCGCCAGGAGGCGGACGCTGGCACGCGATTGCTGTACCTGGGACCGGAAGCCATCGCCTTTGTTCCCGCCTGCGCCCGCTATCCGTATGAAGCGTGGGTGATGCCGCGGCGGCAGACGGACAGCTTTGCGGCCCTGTCGGCGGAGCAGCGCGAGGACCTGGCGCGCGCCCTGAAAACCGTGCTGCTGAAATACGACGGCCTGTGGCAGCGCGAAATGCCCTACCTGATGGCCTGGTACCAGGCGCCGACCGATGGCCGCGCGCATCCGGAAACGCAGTTGCACGCGCAGTTCTACCCGCCGTACCGCACGCGCGAACGGCTCAAATACCTGGCCGGCACGGAGCTGGCCGCCGGCATGTACGCCATGGATGCCTTGCCCGAGGAGTCGGCGCGGCAGTTGCAGCAAGTGCGCGTGGCATGGGAAATGTCAGAGGAAATCGCATGAATTGGAATGTGGAACTGGAAATTGCCCATAAACTGGCGCAGATGCGCGGCTGGCTGGAACAGGAAAGGGCGGGCGCGCTGCGCTTGCGCGGCATGGACTGGTTCGCCTGGGCCACGGCGGGCGCGTCCTGCGGCTCAGGCCAGTCGGCCGAGTGCGGCTGCGCCGAGGTCCTCGTCACGCGCGATGCGGCCTACATCCTGACCGATGCGGCCGAGGCGCAGCGGCTGCGCCACGAAGAGGTGCGCGGCGGCTGGACGTGGCAGGTGACGCCGTGGATGCAGCCCCGGCTGGCCGAGTTGCGCGAGCATTTCGTGCAGCATGCGGCAGGCGGGCGGCCCGTGCTGAGCGACCGGCCGGGCCTGCATGAGCGCTGCCTGCCGGCCGCCTTGCGCGAAGAGCGCTTGCCCCTGCTGGCTTCGGAACAGGCGCGCTACCGCGAAGTGGGAGGCCTGGCCGCCGCGGCCGCCAGCGAAGCGCTGCGCGCCGCGCGTCCGGACTGGAGCGAGCAGGAGCTGGCCGGCGCCTGCGCCCGCGCCCTGTGGTCGCGCGGCCTGCACGCCGTGTACGTGCTGGCGGCGGGCGCCGAACGCTTCGAGCGCTACCGGCGCGCGCCGCCGGCCGCCTCGCCGCTGGGCGAGCGGGCCGTGCTGGCGCTGTGCGCGCAGCGCTTCGGCCTGTGCGCCAGCCTGAGCCGCCAGCGCCGCTTCCGCCCCGCGCGCGACGGCATGGGCGAAGCGGACGCGGCCATCCTGGCGCTGGAAGCGGTGGCGCTCGATGCCTGCGCGGTGGGGCATGCGCTGAGCATGGTGTATCACGCGCTCGACAGCGCCTATGCGTATGCGGGCCAGCCCGATACGGTGCAGGAATTCCGGCAGGGCGGCATCGCCGGCTACCGCTCGCCCGAAGTGGCGGCCGGCGCGCACACGGAAATCGCCCTGAAGGATGGCATGGCCCTGGCCTTCCATCCCAGCTTGCCCGGCAGCATGGTGGAAGACACTTTCGTGCTCAGCGGCGGGCGCCTGCACAACCTGACCTGCGACCCGGACTGGCCGGCGGCAACGGTGCAGGGACGGCTGCGTCCGCTGACCCTGGAGTTGCCATGATCACTCCCGACGCGTATTTCGGCGCCGTTCCCGTGGTGGCGGCCTCTGCGCCCGGCAGGGTCAACCTGCTGGGCGAGCACACGGACTATAACGATGGCTACATGCTGCCGTGCGCCACGCCGCAACGCACGCGCGTGATGCTGGCGCTGGCCGCCGATGGTCACCATCAGTTCTATTCGGCGACCCTTGACGAACTCGTGCGTTTCGAGCGCCAGAGCGCCGCGCCGCCCGGTTTCGGCCGCTACCTGGAAGGCTGCATCCGCCTGCTCGAGGAGCGCGGCGTGGCCGTGCCGGCCGTGCGCGCCCATATTGATTCAGACGTGCCGCCGGGCGCCGGCCTGTCGAGCAGCGCGGCGCTCGAGATCGCCATGCTGCGCGCGCTGCGCCAGCTGCTGGGACTGCAGATTGACGACGTGTCGCTGGCGCTGATGGGGCAGCAGGCGGAAATCCGCTACGCGCAAGTCAATTGCGGCGTGATGGACCAGATGGCGTCCAGCCTGGCCGACGAGCGCCACATGTTGCTGCTCGATGCGCGCACCCTGCGCCATGAACTGCTGGCGTTGCCGCACGACAGCGAGGTGCTGGTGATCGACAGCGGCGTGCCGCGCACCCTGGCCGGCAGCGCGTACAACGTGCGGCGCGCCGAATGCGAACAGGCGGCGCGCCTGCTGGGCGTGGCTGCGCTGCGCGACGTGCGCGAACCGTCCGTGGTGGAAGGCTTGCCCGAGCCGTACCGCCGCCGCGCGCGCCACGTGGTCAGCGAAAACCTGCGCGTGCTGCAAGCGTGCGGCCAGCATGGTCCCGTGCTGTTCGGCCAGTTGATGACGCTGTCGCACGCCAGCCTGCGCGACGACTACGAAGTGTCGCTGCCGGTGCTCGATACCTTGGTGGCGCTGCTGTCGGCGCAGTCCGCCGTGTATGGCGCGCGCCTGACGGGCGCCGGTTTTGGCGGCGCCTGCGTGGCCCTGTGCCGCAAGCAGTGCGCGGCTAGCACGGGGCGCACGGTGGTACAGCGCTTTAACACGGAAGGACACAGTGCACGCATGGTGGTTCCCTTGAATTGAGCATGGTTTGATCTTGCTCATGCGTGATAAAGCACGCCTTTTTCTTTGGAACTTGGCCCGTGCCGCATGCCTCCAATTGGCATGCTCAATGACTCTCTCCCCCCACCCCATACGGACGGCCAGGCCGGAACCGCCCCGCCTGAAGCGGGCGGCTTTGCGTATCCCCGGCCGCAGATGGTGCGCGAAAACTGGCAGTCGTTGAACGGCGCCTGGCGTTTTACCTTCGACAATGAACGGCGCTACCGGCTGCCCGATGGCGGCATCGACTGGACGCACGAGATCATCGTGCCGTTCCCGCCCGAGTCGCAGGCCAGCGGCGTCGGCGACCGGGGCTTCCACCGCGTTTGCTGGTACCAGCGCGAGTTCCTGCTGCAGCCGGGCGGCCCCTGCGTGCTGCTGCATTTCGGTGCCGTCGACTACCATGCGAAGGTGTGGCTGAACGGTCATGTGGTGGCCGACCACGAGGGCGGACATACGCCGTTTGTCGCCCACATCAGCCATGCCCTGCTGCCCGACGGGCCGCAAGTGCTGACGGTGCGCGTCGAGGACGACCCGCACGACCTGGCCAAGCCGCGCGGCAAGCAGGACTGGCAGCTGCTGCCCCATTCCATCTGGTATCCGCGCACCACGGGTATCTGGCAAAGCGTGTGGATAGAGCGCGTGGCGTCCACCTACATCGGCAAGCTGCGCTGGACGCCCGTGTTCGAGGGCTACGAGATCGGCTGCGACGTGTTCGCCATGGGCGACCTGCAGGACGACCTCACGGTGGGCGTGCGCATCTGGCATGGCGACAACCTGCTGGCCGACGACCAGTATAAATTGATCGAAAACGAGGCGAGCCGCAAGATCGCCCTGTCCGACCCCGGCATCGACGATTCGCGCAACGAACTGCTGTGGAGTCCCGAAAGGCCCATCCTGCTCGATGCCGAAGTGACCTTGTGGCATGGCGATGAGCTGCTCGACACGGTCAAGTCGTACACGGCGCTGCGCTCGGTGGCCATCAACCGCGACCGCTTC is part of the Janthinobacterium sp. 67 genome and harbors:
- a CDS encoding zinc-dependent alcohol dehydrogenase family protein, whose translation is MKAWLLQDFGLNNLQMAEVPTPVPQAGELLVKVGAVSLNFRDKAIVDGIYEPHMVPKPLIPVSDAAGVVVAVGAGVSRFKVGERVNSHLYSRWIDGPPGPNEPDYCFGSPLPGGLAEFMIIHEDSAVRAPDMMSDAEAATLPIAALTAWYALMDVGNLQPGQTVLVQGTGGVSIFAAQIALAHGAHVIATSSSDANLARIKALGVTDGINYRTYPQWEQKVLELTDGKGVDITIDVAGGDGLNQSVAATKAAGVIAQVGFLTGQTTALKLMPLIFRQTTIRGIAVAPRTSFDRMNPFLDKHNIKPVIEHMYAFEEAVQAYEHLSRGAFGKVVIQVAG
- a CDS encoding LysR substrate-binding domain-containing protein — encoded protein: MEDRFAGIREFVAAVDGGSFTAAAQVLGVTGSAVGKSISRLEARLGVQLLHRTTRRIDLTTEGEAYLGSCRRVLEELEQSEACLATGHQQPVGRLRIDLPTTFGRRHILPALLALGERHPRLDLSISLRDRAVDMVGEGIDIAVRIGKLGNHADLVARHLGEQHLVICASPAYLQRRGTPLTRADLASHACLAGWRRGNRPAWLLRNELGETALQEIHARHELADGDALLQACVSGSGLAQLPTWLAGEALRSGALLPVLPDIAGAAMPIHVLWQKTWHMPPKVRVTVDELLRLAAADSAVFAAAA
- a CDS encoding MFS transporter, which gives rise to MKSAPSSVDASTLLTSTRILLFALSAGVLVASLYYVQPLTSMLAASFGVSVPQAGYLVTATQIGYVLGIVFLVPLSDVLNRRQLLTWMLIAKIAALLLAATSQNIIVFAIASVLMGITSSALMVVTAMVASYAPDHSRGRMVGTVMTGLLLGILLARTVSGTVSQISGGWRTVYVLAAIVVAALLLMLRRILPNEAPRGKLQYGKLLASLADIIRQEPLLRQRALFSGLGLGTFSVFWTGLTFLLSGAPYHYSEMQIGLFGLAGATGAFAANTAGRMADRGYARQAMWLLAVASIAGWALIGFGANSLVLLLIGIVLLDMGVMGLQVTHQSIIYKLAPHARARVTTVFIAGGFIGASAGSALASASFAAGGWPALCMVGGAMPLLMLIVWSKYRHTQRRLERLA
- a CDS encoding LLM class flavin-dependent oxidoreductase, producing the protein MIPFSILDLAPIAEGSDASQSFKNTLDLAQHGERWGYNRYWLAEHHGMPGIASAATAVVIAHVAAGTNTIRVGAGGVMLPNHSPLVIAEQFGTLEALHPGRIDLGLGRAPGSDQTTARALRRDLQSDAEQFPQDVLELIDYMSDEPRQRVLAVPGKGAKVPVWILGSSLFGAQLAAHLGLPYAFASHFAPQMMMQAVAYYREHFKPSKQLAKPYVMLGFNVFAADTDAEAHLRATSMQQAFVNLRTGRPSRLQPPVPGYLEQLGPQERAMLDSVLSCTAIGAPDTVKAKMAAFIAETGADELMITSQIFEHQHRLRSYEITAQVHAELASGHKNVF
- the galT gene encoding galactose-1-phosphate uridylyltransferase is translated as MYCKQLVKPDGRQLTLYSRRPIVAGLAPSPFPQPQGANPHLRWHPLRGEWVAYAAYRQGRTFLPPPQYNPLAPTRDPAHPTELPAGDYDIAVFDNRFPTLALDAHDPPDLTVATAPAAGHCEVVVFAQDAGASLGTLPVSHIVLLLQAWAARTQELASRPGIAYVLPFENRGAEVGVTLHHPHGQIYAYPFVPPVPARMLEQERAYFAGHGQALLVDMARQEADAGTRLLYLGPEAIAFVPACARYPYEAWVMPRRQTDSFAALSAEQREDLARALKTVLLKYDGLWQREMPYLMAWYQAPTDGRAHPETQLHAQFYPPYRTRERLKYLAGTELAAGMYAMDALPEESARQLQQVRVAWEMSEEIA
- a CDS encoding M24 family metallopeptidase codes for the protein MNWNVELEIAHKLAQMRGWLEQERAGALRLRGMDWFAWATAGASCGSGQSAECGCAEVLVTRDAAYILTDAAEAQRLRHEEVRGGWTWQVTPWMQPRLAELREHFVQHAAGGRPVLSDRPGLHERCLPAALREERLPLLASEQARYREVGGLAAAAASEALRAARPDWSEQELAGACARALWSRGLHAVYVLAAGAERFERYRRAPPAASPLGERAVLALCAQRFGLCASLSRQRRFRPARDGMGEADAAILALEAVALDACAVGHALSMVYHALDSAYAYAGQPDTVQEFRQGGIAGYRSPEVAAGAHTEIALKDGMALAFHPSLPGSMVEDTFVLSGGRLHNLTCDPDWPAATVQGRLRPLTLELP
- the galK gene encoding galactokinase, which produces MITPDAYFGAVPVVAASAPGRVNLLGEHTDYNDGYMLPCATPQRTRVMLALAADGHHQFYSATLDELVRFERQSAAPPGFGRYLEGCIRLLEERGVAVPAVRAHIDSDVPPGAGLSSSAALEIAMLRALRQLLGLQIDDVSLALMGQQAEIRYAQVNCGVMDQMASSLADERHMLLLDARTLRHELLALPHDSEVLVIDSGVPRTLAGSAYNVRRAECEQAARLLGVAALRDVREPSVVEGLPEPYRRRARHVVSENLRVLQACGQHGPVLFGQLMTLSHASLRDDYEVSLPVLDTLVALLSAQSAVYGARLTGAGFGGACVALCRKQCAASTGRTVVQRFNTEGHSARMVVPLN